In the genome of Streptomyces sp. V2I9, one region contains:
- the cimA gene encoding citramalate synthase: protein MTTKATATDDGFHVFDTTLRDGAQREGINLTVADKLTIARHLDDFGVGYIEGGWPGANPRDTEFFARAQQEITFENAQLVAFGATRRAGGSAADDPQVQALLTSGAPVITLVAKSHDRHVELALRTTLEENLEMVRDTVSHLREQGRRVFVDCEHFFDGHHANAEYAEAVVRTAHEAGAEVVILCDTNGGMLPARIQAVVSTVIAATGARLGIHAQDDTGCAVANTLAAVDAGATHVQCTANGYGERVGNANLFPVVAALELKYGMKVLPEGALAEMTRISHAIAEVVNLTPSTHQPYVGVSAFAHKAGLHASAIKIDPDLYQHIDPELVGNTMRMLVSDMAGRASIELKGKELGIDLGDDRALVGRVVERVKERELQGYTYEAADASFELLLRGEVEGRARRYFRTESWRAIVEDRPDGTHANEATVKLWAKGERIVATAEGNGPVNALDRALRVALERIYPQLAKLELIDYKVRILEGRTGTESTTRVLITTGDGTGDWATVGVAENVIAASWQALEDAYTYGLLRAGVEPTE from the coding sequence ATGACCACCAAGGCCACGGCCACCGACGACGGTTTCCATGTCTTCGACACCACACTGCGCGACGGTGCTCAGCGTGAGGGCATCAACCTGACGGTCGCCGACAAGCTGACCATCGCCCGTCATCTGGACGACTTCGGTGTGGGGTACATCGAGGGCGGCTGGCCGGGGGCCAACCCGCGCGACACCGAGTTCTTCGCCCGCGCCCAGCAGGAGATCACGTTCGAGAACGCCCAGCTCGTGGCGTTCGGCGCGACCCGCAGGGCCGGCGGCAGCGCGGCCGACGACCCCCAGGTGCAGGCGCTCCTGACCTCCGGCGCCCCGGTGATCACCCTGGTGGCCAAGTCCCACGACCGTCATGTGGAGCTGGCTCTGCGCACCACGCTGGAGGAGAACCTGGAGATGGTCCGCGACACCGTCTCCCACCTGCGCGAGCAGGGTCGCCGGGTCTTCGTGGACTGCGAGCACTTCTTCGACGGACACCACGCCAACGCCGAGTACGCCGAGGCCGTGGTCCGCACCGCCCACGAGGCCGGCGCCGAGGTCGTCATCCTCTGCGACACCAACGGCGGCATGCTCCCCGCGCGCATCCAGGCCGTCGTCTCCACCGTCATCGCGGCCACCGGCGCCCGGCTCGGCATCCACGCCCAGGACGACACCGGGTGCGCCGTCGCCAACACCCTGGCCGCCGTGGACGCGGGCGCCACCCACGTGCAGTGCACCGCCAACGGGTACGGAGAGCGGGTCGGCAACGCCAACCTCTTCCCCGTCGTCGCCGCCCTGGAACTGAAGTACGGCATGAAGGTGCTGCCCGAGGGCGCGCTGGCCGAGATGACCCGCATCTCGCACGCCATCGCCGAGGTCGTCAACCTCACGCCCTCCACGCACCAGCCGTACGTGGGCGTCTCGGCCTTCGCGCACAAGGCCGGGCTGCACGCCTCCGCGATCAAGATCGACCCCGACCTCTACCAGCACATCGACCCGGAGCTGGTCGGCAACACCATGCGGATGCTGGTCTCCGACATGGCGGGCCGCGCCTCCATCGAGCTGAAGGGCAAGGAGCTCGGCATCGACCTCGGCGACGACCGCGCCCTGGTCGGCCGGGTCGTGGAGCGGGTCAAGGAGCGCGAACTCCAGGGCTACACCTACGAGGCCGCGGACGCCTCCTTCGAACTGCTGCTGCGCGGCGAGGTCGAGGGCCGGGCCCGCCGCTACTTCCGTACCGAGTCCTGGCGGGCGATCGTCGAGGACCGCCCGGACGGCACCCACGCCAACGAGGCCACCGTGAAGCTCTGGGCCAAGGGCGAACGGATCGTCGCTACCGCCGAGGGCAACGGCCCGGTCAACGCCCTGGACCGCGCCCTGCGGGTCGCCCTGGAGCGGATCTACCCGCAGCTCGCCAAGTTGGAGCTGATCGACTACAAGGTCCGCATCCTGGAAGGGCGTACCGGCACCGAGTCCACCACCCGCGTCCTCATCACCACGGGCGACGGAACCGGCGACTGGGCGACCGTGGGCGTCGCCGAGAACGTCATCGCCGCCTCCTGGCAGGCGCTGGAGGACGCGTACACCTACGGACTGCTGCGCGCGGGCGTCGAGCCCACCGAGTAG
- a CDS encoding glycoside hydrolase family 3 N-terminal domain-containing protein, with product MLRTPHLRPRKGRSRPATAAIAAAAVLATLLAGSATGPAAAAADEPAPVLVDRFEGEVPLGAQPPADAIFTWGGDADDHPKLKLTERADAPEGERVLEGSYDISAYGGFSHEFAVDTPPRNWTAHQGIRFWWYGRNTAPLPPGSGKRVNFEIKDGGANGGASELWTTSFTDDWEGWHLVEIPFADFVYRADYQPVGGIDQVLGLNEMWGYAVTLPGGAPGAFAMDAVELYGKADPALTASLVTDTAVRTVKNGDSADLALSVATTGSAPIEEPVTVTYATKGGTAEAGTDYTPVTGSHTFPAGTPSGTSHKVTVRTARAAKPSEARTIPLELTVTGAKAPRENPQVVIDAHGLPYQNAELPVKRRVADLLGRMSPAEKAGQMTQAERNALRAPGDIAAYDLGSLLSGGGSVPTPNTAAAWARMVDAYQLRTRATRFQIPLIYGVDAVHGHNNVVGATIMPHNIGIGAGRDPRSAERTGAVTAKEVRATGVPWDFAPCVCVTRDERWGRSYEAFGEDPALVEAMETVIQGMQGSPSGKDLHRNDKVLGSAKHFVGDGGTAYGSSTTGSYTIDQGVTKVTRKELEAVHLSPFAESVKRGVGTVMPSYSSLDVIGDDQGPVKMHGHGEMINGVLKDRMGFEGFVISDWQAIDQIPGDYASDVRTSVNAGLDMIMVPTAYQDFTKTLKDEVAAGRISRARIDDAVARILTQKFRLGLFEKPYADTTHLGEVGSAAHRAVAREAVAKSQVLLKNGDRNGEPVLPLTPDRKVYVAGSNADDIGNQAGGWTISWQGSSGKTTTGTTILEGMRKAAESPEAVTYSKDASAATDGHDVGVVVVGETPYAEGIGDVGNGHDLELTAADKKAIDTVCAAMTCAVLVVSGRPQLIGDRLGEMDALVASWLPGSEGDGVADVLYGKRPFTGQSPVTWPRTEAQLPINVGDKVYDPQFPYGWGLTTLRKPPAGGELTLASLAVAAGVAEMAGLGKTPAGKAIVDRARLLVQQKIGGTFTQAVSQPFAEADHLLLTGDLTGAVAKLRTAYRAA from the coding sequence ATGCTCCGCACCCCGCACCTCCGCCCCCGCAAGGGCAGAAGCAGACCCGCGACCGCCGCCATCGCCGCCGCTGCCGTCCTGGCCACCCTGCTCGCCGGATCGGCCACCGGACCCGCCGCGGCGGCCGCCGACGAACCCGCCCCCGTCCTGGTCGACCGCTTCGAGGGTGAGGTCCCGCTCGGCGCACAGCCGCCCGCCGACGCGATCTTCACCTGGGGCGGCGACGCGGACGACCACCCGAAGCTGAAGCTGACCGAACGCGCCGACGCCCCCGAGGGCGAGCGGGTCCTCGAAGGTTCCTACGACATCAGCGCGTACGGCGGGTTCAGCCACGAGTTCGCCGTGGACACCCCGCCGCGGAACTGGACCGCCCACCAGGGCATCCGCTTCTGGTGGTACGGCCGGAACACCGCGCCCCTGCCGCCCGGTTCCGGCAAGCGGGTCAACTTCGAGATCAAGGACGGCGGCGCGAACGGCGGCGCGTCCGAGCTGTGGACCACCTCGTTCACCGACGACTGGGAGGGGTGGCACCTCGTCGAGATCCCCTTCGCGGACTTCGTCTACCGGGCCGACTACCAGCCCGTCGGCGGCATCGACCAGGTCCTCGGCCTGAACGAGATGTGGGGCTACGCCGTCACCCTGCCCGGCGGCGCCCCCGGCGCGTTCGCCATGGACGCCGTCGAGCTCTACGGCAAGGCGGACCCGGCGCTCACCGCGAGCCTCGTCACCGACACGGCGGTTCGCACGGTGAAGAACGGCGACAGCGCCGACCTCGCACTCTCCGTCGCCACCACCGGGTCCGCCCCCATCGAGGAGCCCGTCACCGTCACATACGCCACGAAGGGCGGCACGGCCGAGGCGGGCACGGACTACACCCCGGTCACCGGCAGCCACACCTTCCCCGCCGGCACCCCCTCCGGGACCAGCCACAAGGTCACCGTCCGCACGGCGAGAGCGGCGAAGCCGTCCGAGGCGCGGACCATCCCGCTGGAGCTGACCGTCACCGGCGCGAAGGCCCCGAGGGAGAACCCGCAGGTCGTCATCGACGCCCACGGACTCCCGTACCAGAACGCCGAACTGCCCGTGAAACGGCGCGTGGCGGATCTGCTGGGTCGGATGTCCCCGGCGGAGAAGGCCGGTCAGATGACCCAGGCCGAGCGCAACGCGCTGCGCGCCCCCGGTGACATCGCCGCCTACGACCTCGGCTCGCTGCTCTCCGGCGGCGGCTCGGTCCCCACCCCGAACACGGCCGCCGCCTGGGCCAGGATGGTCGATGCCTACCAGTTGCGCACCCGGGCCACCCGCTTCCAGATCCCGCTGATCTACGGCGTGGACGCGGTGCACGGCCACAACAACGTCGTCGGCGCGACGATCATGCCGCACAACATCGGCATCGGAGCGGGCCGCGACCCGAGGAGCGCCGAGAGGACCGGCGCGGTCACCGCCAAGGAGGTCCGCGCCACCGGCGTCCCGTGGGACTTCGCCCCCTGCGTCTGCGTCACCCGCGACGAACGCTGGGGCCGCTCCTACGAGGCGTTCGGCGAGGACCCGGCGCTGGTCGAGGCCATGGAGACGGTCATCCAGGGCATGCAGGGCAGCCCCTCCGGCAAGGACCTGCACCGCAACGACAAGGTGCTCGGCAGCGCCAAGCACTTCGTCGGGGACGGCGGCACCGCATACGGCTCCTCCACCACCGGCTCGTACACCATCGACCAGGGCGTCACCAAGGTGACCCGGAAGGAGCTGGAGGCCGTCCACCTCTCCCCGTTCGCGGAGTCGGTGAAGCGGGGTGTCGGCACGGTCATGCCGTCGTACTCCTCGCTCGACGTCATCGGTGACGACCAGGGCCCGGTGAAGATGCACGGCCACGGCGAGATGATCAACGGTGTCCTCAAGGACCGGATGGGCTTCGAAGGCTTCGTCATCAGCGACTGGCAGGCCATCGACCAGATCCCCGGCGACTACGCGAGCGACGTGCGCACGTCGGTCAACGCCGGACTCGACATGATCATGGTCCCGACCGCGTACCAGGACTTCACGAAGACGCTCAAGGACGAGGTCGCGGCCGGCCGGATCAGCCGGGCCAGGATCGATGACGCGGTCGCCCGCATCCTCACCCAGAAGTTCCGCCTCGGCCTCTTCGAGAAGCCGTACGCGGACACCACCCACCTCGGCGAGGTCGGCTCGGCCGCACACCGGGCGGTGGCCCGCGAAGCGGTCGCCAAGTCGCAGGTGCTGCTGAAGAACGGCGACCGGAACGGGGAGCCGGTACTGCCGCTGACGCCGGACCGGAAGGTGTATGTCGCCGGGTCCAACGCCGACGACATCGGCAACCAGGCGGGCGGCTGGACCATCAGCTGGCAGGGTTCCTCCGGGAAGACCACCACCGGCACCACGATCCTGGAGGGCATGAGGAAGGCGGCAGAGAGCCCCGAGGCCGTCACCTACTCCAAGGACGCCTCCGCCGCCACGGACGGCCACGACGTCGGCGTGGTCGTCGTGGGCGAGACCCCGTACGCCGAGGGCATCGGGGACGTCGGCAACGGCCACGACCTGGAGCTGACGGCCGCCGACAAGAAGGCGATCGACACGGTCTGCGCGGCCATGACGTGCGCCGTCCTCGTCGTCTCCGGCCGCCCGCAGCTCATCGGCGACCGGCTCGGGGAGATGGACGCGCTCGTGGCGTCCTGGCTGCCCGGCTCCGAGGGCGACGGCGTGGCCGACGTGCTCTACGGAAAGCGGCCCTTCACCGGTCAGTCCCCGGTGACCTGGCCGAGGACGGAGGCCCAGCTCCCGATCAACGTCGGGGACAAGGTCTACGACCCGCAGTTCCCCTACGGCTGGGGCCTGACCACCCTGAGGAAGCCTCCGGCCGGCGGTGAGCTCACGCTCGCCTCCCTCGCCGTGGCTGCCGGGGTCGCGGAGATGGCCGGGCTGGGGAAGACCCCGGCGGGGAAGGCGATCGTGGACCGGGCCAGGCTGCTGGTCCAGCAGAAGATCGGCGGCACCTTCACGCAGGCGGTCTCCCAGCCGTTCGCGGAGGCGGACCACCTGCTGCTCACCGGTGACCTGACCGGAGCGGTGGCCAAGCTGCGGACGGCGTACCGCGCCGCGTAG
- a CDS encoding FlgD immunoglobulin-like domain containing protein: protein MSRHLYTNSRVHHRRSGRATGAAAVAVVLAAGLATALPTTAHAAGKAEAAEVLIPAPDAFGEGPEKILATGRYGALHREGGGDYLWTNSYNSRTKVVPELADVPEEQLVGGHDEHNRAIYTRPRADGGTDIVRIGIEDPAFTSTSTVPAQYLNLRFAGGWTIATVDKGDGTYEMRVPRGGDVSADPVVRLPAGATTDARPVVLGAQGSEVLIGYRLADGSPGYGILTAYDGRVKPLPVTGDASSFRITQMTVSWFSRNGSGGQGVRVLPRSGTGTPQVVPLATQSPDSEVTTFVVEDNIVWHEGLGGPLRLTPITGADTERTLLPTVEFAQLRAEGYGGVLALGKDAEGKRAIHSFHQDGSGTVFDLVMREVPKVKTADGAIGALSLDRGRLRYVNSLVGKDTLHGTGVGTGLDPAEGTRLADFPGLAAGRFADGTDEGLARLVTDPATGKDALVTGDDPDRPSEALVLPGTGGRILGAAPEFVLYEAGGRQYVVDTARDVVVRDQPAQGAVLDGDRLIKSAPSKPGVVNVVNPRTGTVTGTHDIGTDCVPRELQRSGTLLYWSCPSVDAAGVYDTATHRDYPAPVSGVLLGDRFLAAREASGELRLTALRPDGSTGDLGTVTGLKTPAQGDGRGTTWTLDADAGKLAWVGADDTVHATAPQQAVSPLGVTHSAVPATSTGTWDAAWWLSKPAASWKVTLVRRSTGETVRTWTGEDTRGTVRVAWDGTNASGDPAPAGGYTWRLTAAPADGSGADTTASGTLRVTTG, encoded by the coding sequence GTGTCCCGACACCTGTACACGAACAGCCGCGTCCACCACCGGCGCAGCGGACGGGCCACGGGAGCGGCGGCGGTCGCGGTGGTGCTCGCGGCGGGACTCGCCACGGCGCTGCCCACCACCGCGCACGCCGCCGGGAAGGCGGAGGCGGCGGAGGTGCTGATCCCCGCGCCCGACGCCTTCGGCGAGGGGCCCGAGAAGATCCTGGCCACCGGCAGGTACGGGGCGCTGCACCGCGAGGGCGGCGGCGACTACCTCTGGACGAACTCGTACAACAGCCGGACCAAGGTCGTCCCCGAGCTGGCGGACGTGCCGGAGGAGCAGCTCGTGGGGGGCCACGACGAGCACAACCGGGCGATCTACACCCGGCCGCGGGCGGACGGCGGGACCGACATCGTCCGGATCGGCATCGAGGACCCGGCCTTCACCAGCACTTCCACGGTGCCCGCCCAGTACCTCAACCTCCGCTTCGCGGGCGGCTGGACGATCGCCACCGTCGACAAGGGCGACGGGACGTACGAGATGCGGGTGCCCCGGGGCGGGGACGTGTCGGCGGACCCCGTCGTGCGGCTGCCCGCCGGGGCCACCACCGACGCCCGGCCCGTGGTGCTCGGCGCGCAGGGCAGCGAGGTCCTCATCGGCTACCGCCTCGCGGACGGCTCGCCGGGCTACGGCATCCTGACCGCGTACGACGGCCGGGTGAAGCCGCTGCCCGTGACCGGCGACGCGAGCAGCTTCCGCATCACCCAGATGACCGTCAGCTGGTTCTCGCGCAACGGCAGCGGCGGTCAGGGGGTCCGGGTCCTGCCGCGCAGCGGCACGGGCACGCCGCAGGTCGTCCCGCTGGCCACCCAGTCCCCGGACAGCGAGGTCACCACGTTCGTGGTGGAGGACAACATCGTCTGGCACGAGGGGCTGGGCGGCCCGCTGCGCCTCACGCCCATCACCGGGGCGGACACCGAGCGCACGCTCCTGCCCACGGTGGAGTTCGCCCAGCTCCGGGCCGAGGGCTACGGGGGCGTCCTGGCGCTGGGCAAGGACGCCGAGGGCAAGCGGGCCATCCACTCGTTCCACCAGGACGGCAGCGGAACCGTCTTCGACCTGGTGATGCGCGAGGTCCCGAAGGTCAAGACGGCGGACGGCGCGATCGGCGCGCTGAGCCTGGACCGGGGGCGGCTGCGGTACGTCAACTCCCTGGTCGGCAAGGACACGTTGCACGGCACGGGCGTCGGGACCGGCCTAGACCCGGCGGAGGGCACGCGGCTCGCCGACTTCCCCGGTCTCGCGGCGGGCCGGTTCGCCGACGGTACGGACGAGGGGCTGGCCCGGCTGGTCACCGACCCCGCCACCGGCAAGGACGCCCTGGTCACCGGTGACGACCCGGACCGGCCGTCCGAGGCCCTGGTCCTGCCGGGCACGGGAGGCCGTATCCTCGGCGCCGCGCCGGAGTTCGTGCTGTACGAGGCGGGCGGCCGGCAGTACGTCGTGGACACCGCCCGCGACGTCGTCGTCCGCGACCAGCCGGCGCAGGGCGCGGTGCTGGACGGCGACCGGCTGATCAAGTCGGCCCCGAGCAAGCCGGGTGTGGTCAACGTGGTCAACCCGCGCACCGGCACGGTGACCGGGACCCACGACATCGGCACCGACTGCGTTCCGCGTGAACTCCAGCGCAGCGGCACCCTGCTGTACTGGAGCTGCCCCTCCGTGGACGCGGCGGGCGTGTACGACACGGCGACCCACCGCGACTACCCCGCCCCGGTCTCGGGCGTCCTGCTGGGCGACCGGTTCCTCGCCGCGCGCGAGGCGTCCGGCGAGCTGCGTCTGACCGCGCTCCGGCCCGACGGCTCGACCGGCGACCTGGGCACCGTGACGGGTCTGAAGACGCCCGCACAGGGCGACGGGCGCGGCACCACCTGGACCCTGGACGCGGACGCGGGCAAGCTCGCGTGGGTCGGGGCCGACGACACGGTCCACGCCACCGCCCCGCAGCAGGCCGTCTCCCCGCTGGGCGTCACCCACTCCGCCGTCCCCGCCACCTCCACGGGCACATGGGACGCCGCGTGGTGGCTGTCCAAGCCGGCCGCCTCCTGGAAGGTGACGCTGGTGCGCCGCTCGACCGGGGAGACCGTCCGCACCTGGACGGGCGAGGACACGCGCGGCACGGTACGGGTCGCGTGGGACGGCACGAACGCCTCGGGCGATCCGGCCCCGGCGGGCGGGTACACCTGGCGGCTGACCGCCGCACCGGCGGACGGCTCGGGCGCGGACACCACCGCGTCGGGCACGCTGCGGGTCACCACCGGCTGA
- a CDS encoding YdcF family protein, translating to MVVYVPAALLFLVFCVSVLRERRKFSNAVVLGLAVLCAAAGLLYRLVASDSVSTPLVLWSLFGPGAVAVLVLTCFLFLNGVRMLRKEGRSPSNLLSLLAALAIIAVIALLATAATVRTPLLIGAATAAGGLAVYFSFLFLCFVCYAFLYGRLRVRRKADFVVVLGSGLINGSTVPPLLASRLERGREVHARLSRRGGSPVLIASGGQGPDEDLPESHAMADHLIAQGFPAHLVEREDRSRNTEENLRFSKAIMEEAEPDYRCVVVTNNYHAFRAALTARRVRIRGQVVGSPTAAYFWPNATLREFTAVLVDYRRSNAVMCALIVLGGVAAWWAAWR from the coding sequence ATGGTGGTCTACGTCCCGGCGGCGCTCCTCTTCCTCGTCTTCTGCGTGAGCGTGCTGCGTGAGCGCCGCAAGTTCAGCAACGCCGTCGTCCTCGGGCTGGCCGTGCTCTGCGCGGCGGCCGGTCTGCTGTACCGCCTGGTCGCCTCCGACTCCGTCTCCACGCCCCTCGTGCTCTGGTCGCTGTTCGGCCCGGGGGCGGTGGCCGTGCTCGTGCTGACGTGCTTCCTGTTCCTCAACGGCGTACGCATGCTGCGCAAGGAGGGCAGGAGCCCGTCCAACCTGCTCTCCCTGCTGGCGGCACTGGCGATCATCGCCGTCATCGCGCTGCTGGCCACCGCCGCCACCGTGCGGACGCCGCTCCTGATCGGTGCGGCGACGGCGGCGGGCGGGCTGGCGGTGTACTTCTCGTTCCTGTTCCTGTGCTTCGTCTGCTACGCGTTCCTGTACGGGCGGCTGCGGGTGCGCCGCAAGGCCGACTTCGTGGTGGTACTGGGGTCGGGGCTGATCAACGGCTCCACCGTGCCGCCGCTGCTGGCGAGCCGGCTGGAGCGGGGGCGCGAGGTCCACGCGCGGCTCTCCCGGCGCGGCGGGTCCCCCGTGCTCATCGCCTCCGGCGGGCAGGGGCCCGACGAGGATCTGCCGGAGTCCCACGCCATGGCCGACCACCTGATCGCGCAGGGCTTTCCGGCCCACCTCGTCGAGCGGGAGGACCGGTCGCGGAACACCGAGGAGAACCTGCGGTTCAGCAAGGCGATCATGGAGGAGGCCGAGCCCGACTACCGGTGCGTCGTCGTCACGAACAACTACCACGCCTTCCGCGCCGCGCTCACCGCCCGGCGGGTCCGCATCCGGGGGCAGGTGGTGGGTTCGCCCACGGCCGCGTACTTCTGGCCCAACGCGACGCTCCGCGAGTTCACCGCGGTCCTCGTGGACTACCGGCGCAGCAACGCGGTGATGTGCGCGCTGATCGTCCTCGGCGGGGTGGCCGCCTGGTGGGCCGCCTGGAGGTAG
- a CDS encoding ornithine cyclodeaminase family protein — MTLLLTRSQITGLLDPDAVMAGLRSGFLAPGADGVRALRVRTDLPGPGTATALLPGAIDGVPAYTVKVNAKFPGAAPALRGLVCLHGLADGELLAVLDSATVTAWRTGLAAAVATHELAADRAGSVSVVGAGAQARMVLRGLARLRELTALTVCDTDPERAAAFAAEHARLLGVPVGTDADPRDAAARGDIVVLATWARNPLLDASDLRPGMHITTLGADEPGKAELTADALRSALTVVDDVELAVAMGALGNTGLGADAAHGTLGQVLRGERAGRGSSDQVTVYAPVGLPWQDLALAWPVYRAAAGTDTCPRIDFLA, encoded by the coding sequence GTGACCCTGCTGCTGACGCGTTCCCAGATCACCGGGCTGCTCGACCCCGACGCCGTGATGGCCGGGCTGCGCTCGGGCTTCCTCGCGCCGGGTGCGGACGGTGTCCGGGCGCTGCGGGTGCGCACGGACCTTCCCGGACCGGGTACCGCGACGGCGCTGCTGCCCGGAGCGATCGACGGGGTTCCGGCCTACACGGTGAAGGTCAACGCGAAGTTCCCCGGCGCGGCTCCCGCGCTGCGCGGGCTCGTCTGCCTGCACGGCCTGGCGGACGGGGAGCTGCTGGCCGTCCTCGACTCGGCGACGGTCACGGCGTGGCGTACCGGGCTGGCGGCGGCGGTGGCGACGCACGAACTCGCCGCCGACCGGGCCGGTTCCGTGAGTGTCGTCGGGGCGGGCGCGCAGGCCCGGATGGTCCTGCGCGGGCTCGCCCGGCTCCGCGAGCTGACCGCGCTGACGGTGTGCGACACCGACCCGGAGCGGGCTGCCGCGTTCGCCGCGGAGCACGCACGCCTGCTGGGCGTCCCGGTCGGGACGGACGCCGATCCGCGCGACGCCGCCGCGCGCGGGGACATCGTCGTCCTGGCCACCTGGGCGCGGAACCCGTTGCTCGACGCGTCCGACCTGCGGCCCGGCATGCACATCACCACGCTCGGCGCCGACGAGCCCGGCAAGGCCGAACTCACCGCCGATGCCCTGCGGAGCGCCCTCACCGTGGTGGACGACGTCGAACTCGCCGTCGCCATGGGGGCGCTCGGCAACACCGGGCTGGGCGCGGACGCCGCGCACGGCACGCTCGGACAGGTGCTGCGCGGCGAGCGGGCCGGACGCGGGAGCAGTGACCAGGTCACCGTCTACGCCCCCGTGGGGCTGCCCTGGCAGGACCTGGCGCTGGCCTGGCCGGTGTACCGGGCCGCCGCCGGAACGGACACCTGTCCGCGGATCGATTTCCTGGCCTGA
- a CDS encoding isocitrate lyase/phosphoenolpyruvate mutase family protein, producing MDSRTTVERAQRLKKLHADHKPLVLPTVWDAWSARTAVAAGFPALTIGSHPLADSRGAEDQEGQTFEEVLAAVRPIIAAVDVPVSVDLEAGYGQKPADLIAGLIEAGGVGLNVEDTVHSEGGRVRTTQEHAAYIAGLRAAADDAGVPVWINGRTDLFAHAQDPAAVLDEAIERLRALEQAGADSVYPVKIQDNDELLTAVTAAVSVPVNSTAHPVKHDLERFRRLGVGRITYGPLLQMALTDTMKDMLGPWAP from the coding sequence ATGGACTCTCGTACCACTGTCGAGCGCGCTCAGCGCCTCAAGAAGCTGCACGCCGACCACAAGCCGCTCGTGCTCCCCACCGTCTGGGACGCCTGGTCCGCGCGCACGGCGGTCGCCGCCGGGTTCCCCGCGCTGACGATCGGCAGCCACCCCCTCGCGGACTCGCGGGGAGCCGAGGACCAGGAGGGCCAGACCTTCGAGGAGGTGCTGGCCGCCGTCCGGCCGATCATCGCCGCCGTCGACGTCCCCGTATCCGTGGACCTGGAGGCCGGTTACGGGCAGAAGCCCGCCGACCTGATCGCCGGTCTCATCGAGGCCGGCGGTGTCGGCCTCAACGTCGAGGACACCGTCCACTCCGAAGGCGGACGCGTACGCACCACCCAGGAGCACGCCGCCTACATCGCGGGTCTGCGCGCGGCGGCCGACGACGCGGGTGTCCCGGTCTGGATCAACGGACGCACCGACCTCTTCGCGCACGCCCAGGACCCCGCCGCCGTCCTCGACGAGGCGATCGAACGCCTGCGGGCCCTGGAGCAGGCCGGCGCGGACAGCGTCTACCCGGTGAAGATCCAGGACAACGACGAGCTGCTCACGGCGGTCACGGCCGCCGTCTCCGTACCCGTCAACTCCACGGCCCACCCGGTCAAGCACGACCTGGAGCGGTTCCGCCGTCTCGGCGTCGGCCGGATCACCTACGGCCCGCTGCTCCAGATGGCGCTGACCGACACGATGAAGGACATGCTCGGCCCCTGGGCCCCGTAA
- a CDS encoding AraC family transcriptional regulator, protein MLERLNDAMDHIEAHLGERIDAADLARIARTSEHHFRRMFSALAGLPPAEYIRRRRMTVAGAEVLAAPDRTLLEVAVRYGYDTGEGFARAFRAVHGIGPGEARRTGAVLRSQQRLTFRLVVEGSTAMRYRLVEKDAFHVVGKRARVPLIHEGPNPAIAEFIRGIGREELDRIAALSDQEPSGLVGVSDQLDPSRAEGTELDYYHGVVSGAEPPDDLDALAVPAGTWAVFQSEGEFPQALQYLWRDVFTQWFPSNPYASRPGPEILRVRLTEEGKRAEAELWIPVERSPES, encoded by the coding sequence TTGCTGGAACGGCTGAACGACGCGATGGACCACATCGAGGCCCATCTCGGTGAGCGCATCGACGCGGCGGACCTCGCCCGCATCGCGCGGACCTCGGAGCACCACTTCCGCCGGATGTTCTCCGCCCTCGCGGGCCTCCCGCCGGCGGAGTACATCCGACGCCGCCGCATGACGGTCGCGGGTGCCGAGGTCCTCGCCGCCCCCGACCGCACGCTGCTGGAGGTGGCGGTGCGGTACGGGTACGACACGGGGGAGGGCTTCGCCCGCGCCTTCCGGGCCGTGCACGGCATCGGCCCCGGCGAGGCGCGGCGCACGGGCGCGGTTCTGCGGTCCCAGCAACGGCTGACCTTCCGACTCGTCGTCGAAGGGAGTACGGCCATGCGGTACAGGCTGGTGGAGAAGGACGCGTTCCACGTGGTGGGGAAGCGGGCCCGCGTCCCGCTCATCCACGAAGGGCCGAATCCGGCCATCGCGGAGTTCATCCGGGGGATCGGCCGGGAGGAGCTGGACCGCATCGCGGCCCTCTCGGACCAGGAACCGTCGGGTCTCGTCGGGGTGAGCGACCAGCTCGACCCGAGCCGCGCGGAGGGCACCGAACTCGACTACTACCACGGCGTGGTGAGCGGCGCGGAGCCCCCGGACGACCTGGACGCCCTCGCCGTACCGGCGGGGACGTGGGCGGTCTTCCAGAGCGAAGGGGAGTTCCCGCAGGCCCTCCAGTACCTCTGGCGGGACGTCTTCACCCAGTGGTTCCCGTCGAACCCGTACGCCTCCCGGCCCGGCCCCGAGATCCTGCGGGTGCGGCTGACGGAGGAGGGGAAGCGGGCGGAGGCGGAGCTGTGGATTCCGGTGGAACGGTCGCCCGAGAGCTGA
- a CDS encoding DUF397 domain-containing protein: MSRAAHPGPGPVALHWFKSSYSNGDGGDCIEVAYHWRKSSYSNGDGGACVEVAAHPAAVHVRDSKVTEGPVLTVEPATWSAFVRGSSAAL, from the coding sequence ATGTCCCGCGCAGCACACCCCGGCCCCGGTCCCGTCGCCCTCCACTGGTTCAAGTCGAGCTACAGCAACGGTGACGGCGGGGACTGCATCGAAGTCGCCTACCACTGGCGCAAGTCCAGCTACAGCAACGGTGACGGCGGAGCCTGCGTCGAGGTCGCCGCGCACCCCGCCGCCGTCCACGTCCGCGACTCCAAGGTGACCGAGGGCCCTGTCCTCACCGTGGAGCCCGCCACCTGGAGCGCCTTCGTCCGGGGCAGCAGCGCCGCCCTCTGA